Proteins found in one Mytilus edulis chromosome 2, xbMytEdul2.2, whole genome shotgun sequence genomic segment:
- the LOC139512542 gene encoding CD209 antigen-like protein D isoform X2, protein MDAVKTECHIGWLHYGNSCYLFSSTKMSWYNAASSCREHGAQLAEIETQAEDRYITNIAQTLRSFFWLGARDDVVEGTFEWSSGTPFIYTNWHPGEPNNGGPAGSEDCVFTDGGWTDQSCDVKNNYVCEKEYPEELATNAPVVGK, encoded by the exons ATGG ATGCAGTTAAGACAGAATGTCACATAGGATGGTTGCATTATGGAAACTCTTGTTACCTTTTCAGTTCCACAAAGATGAGCTGGTATAACGCAGCA agTTCATGTCGAGAGCATGGCGCTCAACTAGCAGAAATAGAGACACAAGCTGAGGATAGATATATTACGAATATTGCACAAACTTTAAGATCAT TTTTCTGGTTAGGTGCAAGAGACGACGTTGTCGAAGGTACATTTGAATGGTCATCCGGAACACCCTTTATATATACAAACTGGCATCCTGGAGAACCAAATAACGGTGGTCCAGCAGGATCAGAAGATTGTGTATTCACTGATGGAGGATGGACTGACCAGTCATGTGACgtaaaaaataattatgtatgCGAAAAAGA ATATCCTGAGGAACTTGCAACCAATGCTCCTGTTGTCGGAAAATAA
- the LOC139510936 gene encoding craniofacial development protein 2-like: protein MHQLLNEVDIETKTDFFEKLRSEMEGVLTHDVVLVNGDLDAKAGSDNIGVERIMGNNGCGTCKENGNLLIEFCGLNDLVIGGTMFQHNDIHKLTWTSPNRRGKNQIDHLMINGRWWHSLKDVSVKRGTYCGSDRYLIIGKIKLKPKKAPKMNELSRKTFDLQILKDNKIRQKFNTEVKKKIPSTS, encoded by the coding sequence ATGCACCAGCTATTAAACGAAGTAGACATTGAAACTAAAACCGACTTCTTTGAAAAGCTAAGAAGTGAGATGGAAGGAGTGCTAACCCATGATGTTGTACTGGTTAATGGAGATTTGGATGCAAAAGCAGGTAGTGACAACATCGGAGTGGAGAGAATAATGGGTAACAACGGATGTGGAACTTGTAAGGAAAACGGAAATCTACTGATAGAATTTTGCGGACTAAATGATCTGGTTATTGGTGGTACAATGTTCCAGCACAACGATATACATAAACTTACATGGACATCGCCAAACAGGAGAGGCAAAAATCAAATTGACCATCTAATGATAAATGGCAGATGGTGGCATTCACTAAAAGATGTATCTGTAAAAAGAGGGACATACTGTGGAAGTGACCGATACCTGATTAttggcaaaataaaattgaagcCCAAGAAAGCTCCGAAGATGAACGAGCTGAGCAGGAAAACATTTGATCTGCAGATACTGAAGGACaacaaaataagacaaaaatttaatactgaagtaaaaaaaaagataccaagTACTTCGTGA
- the LOC139512542 gene encoding CD209 antigen-like protein D isoform X1, with translation MFNLVYFSILTLCFIDAVKTECHIGWLHYGNSCYLFSSTKMSWYNAASSCREHGAQLAEIETQAEDRYITNIAQTLRSFFWLGARDDVVEGTFEWSSGTPFIYTNWHPGEPNNGGPAGSEDCVFTDGGWTDQSCDVKNNYVCEKEYPEELATNAPVVGK, from the exons ATGTTTAATTTGGTGTACTTCAGTATATTAACTCTATGCTTCATAG ATGCAGTTAAGACAGAATGTCACATAGGATGGTTGCATTATGGAAACTCTTGTTACCTTTTCAGTTCCACAAAGATGAGCTGGTATAACGCAGCA agTTCATGTCGAGAGCATGGCGCTCAACTAGCAGAAATAGAGACACAAGCTGAGGATAGATATATTACGAATATTGCACAAACTTTAAGATCAT TTTTCTGGTTAGGTGCAAGAGACGACGTTGTCGAAGGTACATTTGAATGGTCATCCGGAACACCCTTTATATATACAAACTGGCATCCTGGAGAACCAAATAACGGTGGTCCAGCAGGATCAGAAGATTGTGTATTCACTGATGGAGGATGGACTGACCAGTCATGTGACgtaaaaaataattatgtatgCGAAAAAGA ATATCCTGAGGAACTTGCAACCAATGCTCCTGTTGTCGGAAAATAA